The genomic region CTTCCACGCGCAGGCGATAGTCGACGTCTTTGGCACAGGCCTCGGAGATATCGATCACCACCGCCGGTCCGACCAGTTGCGCCACGGGAAGCTGGTCCACGGTGGCCTTGCCTTCGCCAAAATGAATAGGACTATCCAGATGCGTGCCGCCGTGTTCGCTGGCGGCATAGAGCCCGGCGGCGTACCAGTAGCCGCCCGCCGCCATGCCCCACGATTCTTTCTTCCACTCGAAGGGCTGCGCGTTGGGCCAATAGATAGTGCTGGAATCGAAGTCGTGCGTCAGGTCCACCAGCTTGCGCTCGTCAATCGCATGCGGGGCAGGGTCGCGCTTTTCTTGAGGCGCGCCTTGCCCGGCGGCGTACCCCGGTAGGCAAACCACGGCGAACACGACTGCTAGAAAGGCTCGGCGCATGAAATCTCTCCTTTGGGCGGAAGGATACGGAGAAAGCCCCTGGTGTCACAAGGGCATCACTGGAGACGAGAAACACGAAGTAGGGTTTGCCGCGACCCGTCGCCCGCAACCTTCAGTGTTCCGACTGTTCTCCTACCAACACCGGTTCAGGTTCCGGCGCGGTTGCTGCCGGTGCGGCGGCGGGTACCGCGGTTTCGGTGGGAACCAGTTGGACGCTGCGCTCCAGTTTGGGCTTAGGCCGGACCAGTCCCTGCACCAGCGCACTGCCCGGCGTGGCCACGCCCGACAGGCGATACATCAGGAAGTAGCTGACCCCGAGCGTCGCCAGCAGGCCGATCGTCACCAGGGCGGCGGTACCGGTCAGAGCGGGCGCAGGAGCTACCAGGAAGACCAGCCCAAAAAGGCTCGTGGCGGCCAGCACCATTGCGGTGTCCACGCTCAGAGCGGCCACACGCTCGACCAAGGGCGGCTTTTCCCAGGGGAAGCGATAGGTTTCGAGTGACTCAGCCGTAGTGATCACGGCGCTCGCCGGAGCCTCCTCGGGGCTCTTTTCCAGCCACTCGCGCAGTTTTGCCCGGTGCGGCTCCGGCACCTCGACAAAACGAACGCCGGCGCGTCCGCTGGGGTCCACCCATACGATTTCGCCCCGCGCTTCCAACCGGAGCGGCGCCAGCGGCAGCTCGATCCCGAATTGGATCACTTGGCCCCGGTCCAGCGGTTGCAGCGCCTGGATGGCCATGCCGCCTTCACTCACGTTCAGCAGGATGGCGGCGTCCTGTGCTTGCTCCAAACTGACGAAAGAAAGCGAGTGCACCGGCCGTCGCACCTGGCGCGGAGCTTCCTGCGGAAACAGGACCCGGCAAGCCTGGAGAGTGCGCCGCGCCGCCGATTCCGAGATGGGCTTGGAAAGGACAAAGTTCGCTCCCATCTCCTGTGAGGCGCGCATGCTCTCGACACCGCTCACCAGCGCCAGCACCACCGTGTCCCGGTTGGTCGCCAGCAGGCGCGTGCTCAGCAGCACGTGCCCCGGGCCGTCCACCGATTCCCAGTCGATCACCAGCAGTTCGAACTTCTGCTGGCTCAGCAATTGCACTGCGGCGTCGCGCCGCGAACACACATCCACCGCGACCTGCAGTTCTTCCAGAACGGGACACAAGGTCCCCAGGGCTTCGGAGTCCGTGCCCAGCAAAAGACACTGCGCAGACATATTGCTGCCATCTTAGGCACGGTACAGCGCTCCGCCCAAGTACCCGCGGGGATTCCTGCCAGACGTGCCTGGCACGTCATTCCTCATGGTGCGGAGCAGGGCATCCGCAGTACCGAGCCGCCGCTTGCTCGAACATGCCGCGCAACCGTGGCCGCTGCCCTATAATGCGCGGCTGAGATGGCGGTGGGAATCGGAACGCGGCTGGGTCCCTACGAGATCCTGGCGCCCATTGGGGCGGGCGGGATGGGCGAGGTGTATCGCGCGCGCGACACGCGCCTGGCGCGCGATGTGGCCATCAAAATCTTGCCGGCAGCCTTCGCCCAGGATGCGGAGCGGCTGGCCCGCTTCGAGCGCGAAGCCCAACTGCTGGCCGCTCTCAATCATCCCCACATCGCCGTCCTGCACGGGCTGGAGGACGTCGACGGCCAGCGCTTTCTGGTGATGGAGCTGGTCGAGGGTGAGACGCTCGGCCTGCGCGGGCGCATTGCAGTGCGCGACGCCCTGGAGCTGGCGCGGCAGATCGCCGAGGCGCTGGAAGCAGCCCATGGGAAAGGCATCATCCATCGCGACCTGAAGCCGGCCAACATCCGGGTCACGCTCGAAGGCCAGGTCAAGGTGCTGGACTTCGGACTGGCACGGGGCGACGCGGCGGTGAAAACCAGCAGCGATTCGGATTCGCCGACGGCAACCTTCCGCACCGCGTTGGGCGGAGCCATGATGGGCACGGCGGCCTACATGAGCCCGGAGCAGGCCCGCGGCCAGGCCGTGGATAAGCGAACCGACATCTGGTCGTTCGGGTGCGTCCTCTACGAAATGCTCAGTGGCCAGCGAGCCTTCCGGGGAGAAACCACGACCGATTCGATTGTGGCTATTCTGGAGCGGGAACCGGACTGGGACGCGCTGCCCGCGCCCACACCAGCCGGGATCCGGCGGCTGCTGAAACGCTGTCTGGTGAAAGACCGGAAGCAGCGGCTCCATGACATCGCCGATGCGCGGCTGGAGATCGAAGAAGCCATGGCACAGCCGCAAGGCGAACCTGCGGTCGCTGAACAGCCGGGCAGGTCGCGACTCTATGTTCTAGCGGCGGTCTGCTTGGTCGTGGGTGCGCTGGCGGCATGGGCGGTCCTGTGGAAGCGCGGGGCACAGACGCAAACCACGCGACTGGTGCAGGTGTCGCGGCTGACGCACGATCCGGCGCACTCGGAATGGCCGACCTGGTCTCCCGACGGAAAGCTGGTGGCCTACTCCGCGAACCGCGGCGGGAACTTCGACATCTACGTGCGGCGGATCGAGGGCGGTCAGGACGTCAACGTCACCAACGATCCCGGGGAAGACATCCAGCCGGCGTTCTCGCCGGACGGGCAGTGGATCGCGTTCATCTCGACGCGCTCGTCACGCACTGGGATGGTGCGCATTGGGTCCACGTTCGGGATGGAATTCCGCACCTTGGGCGGCGACCTGTGGGTGGCGCCCGCGCTGGGCGGGCCGGCGCGGCGCCTGGCCGCGGATGCCAATGCGCCCGCCTGGAATCCCGACGGCAAACACATCGCCTATATCAGCGGCAGCGAGTATCACCGCTCGATCCTGGAGGTTTCCACCGAAGACGGCAAGGTGCGCACCATCGTGGCGGAGTTGGATTCGCTGCGAACCGCCAACGCTCCCTCGCCGACTTGGGAGATCACCCGCGTGCACTACTCGCCCGACGGAAAGTGGATCACGTTCGGAACCGTGGACCCGGAACAGGTGATGATCCAGGCGGCGAGCGGAGGGACG from Terriglobales bacterium harbors:
- a CDS encoding response regulator, producing the protein MSAQCLLLGTDSEALGTLCPVLEELQVAVDVCSRRDAAVQLLSQQKFELLVIDWESVDGPGHVLLSTRLLATNRDTVVLALVSGVESMRASQEMGANFVLSKPISESAARRTLQACRVLFPQEAPRQVRRPVHSLSFVSLEQAQDAAILLNVSEGGMAIQALQPLDRGQVIQFGIELPLAPLRLEARGEIVWVDPSGRAGVRFVEVPEPHRAKLREWLEKSPEEAPASAVITTAESLETYRFPWEKPPLVERVAALSVDTAMVLAATSLFGLVFLVAPAPALTGTAALVTIGLLATLGVSYFLMYRLSGVATPGSALVQGLVRPKPKLERSVQLVPTETAVPAAAPAATAPEPEPVLVGEQSEH
- a CDS encoding protein kinase, which encodes MAVGIGTRLGPYEILAPIGAGGMGEVYRARDTRLARDVAIKILPAAFAQDAERLARFEREAQLLAALNHPHIAVLHGLEDVDGQRFLVMELVEGETLGLRGRIAVRDALELARQIAEALEAAHGKGIIHRDLKPANIRVTLEGQVKVLDFGLARGDAAVKTSSDSDSPTATFRTALGGAMMGTAAYMSPEQARGQAVDKRTDIWSFGCVLYEMLSGQRAFRGETTTDSIVAILEREPDWDALPAPTPAGIRRLLKRCLVKDRKQRLHDIADARLEIEEAMAQPQGEPAVAEQPGRSRLYVLAAVCLVVGALAAWAVLWKRGAQTQTTRLVQVSRLTHDPAHSEWPTWSPDGKLVAYSANRGGNFDIYVRRIEGGQDVNVTNDPGEDIQPAFSPDGQWIAFISTRSSRTGMVRIGSTFGMEFRTLGGDLWVAPALGGPARRLAADANAPAWNPDGKHIAYISGSEYHRSILEVSTEDGKVRTIVAELDSLRTANAPSPTWEITRVHYSPDGKWITFGTVDPEQVMIQAASGGTARKLLDASTHEWGPLGRRIYFLRRDERGGTELGMLPMDAASGEAGGEPQSVGMLTGVLTDLTLARDGQQIAVSELEGSMNLTRLPLDAGGAKPAGAEEELSEGRVIDRYPSYSPDGRYIAYASDRLGGQDIWLLDVEKRERHRLSLPGSDRGASTPYWSPDGKKLALARVTPDGRRSVWLVAVDGSGAEELIPPAEGLGHGQFSPDGSRLLFGQRVGGNLELFLLDMKTRKQEQLTSSPGNKWPGEGFSPDGKWIVYFSNAGGSIQAWRIPAEGGREEQLTFGHDRVRHAFYSPDGEWLYVQPNHGNILRIPAAGGKPQAVTHFPESGLFIEEPTLSPDGRYIVYCRSNGASSLWLLRLEGTE
- a CDS encoding cyclase family protein — protein: MRRAFLAVVFAVVCLPGYAAGQGAPQEKRDPAPHAIDERKLVDLTHDFDSSTIYWPNAQPFEWKKESWGMAAGGYWYAAGLYAASEHGGTHLDSPIHFGEGKATVDQLPVAQLVGPAVVIDISEACAKDVDYRLRVE